The proteins below are encoded in one region of Candidatus Methylomirabilota bacterium:
- a CDS encoding thioesterase family protein gives MDPKPGATAEVSITVKPDRTAEAMGNRGVRVLATPFVIGLLEDAAHAVIKPHLPPGAATVGTMVEMRHLAATPVGMKARAKATLLETDGRRYLFAVEAWDEKEKIAEGRHERFVVADLDRFLARAMKKGQG, from the coding sequence ATGGATCCCAAGCCCGGCGCCACCGCGGAAGTCTCGATCACCGTCAAGCCCGATCGCACCGCCGAGGCGATGGGCAATCGCGGCGTGCGCGTCCTGGCCACGCCCTTCGTCATCGGGCTGCTGGAGGACGCCGCCCACGCGGTCATCAAGCCGCACCTGCCCCCCGGCGCGGCCACGGTCGGCACCATGGTGGAGATGCGCCACCTGGCGGCGACGCCGGTGGGCATGAAGGCGCGGGCGAAGGCGACGCTGCTGGAGACGGACGGCCGGCGCTACCTCTTCGCCGTCGAGGCCTGGGACGAGAAGGAGAAGATCGCCGAGGGGCGGCACGAGCGCTTCGTCGTCGCCGACCTCGACCGGTTCCTGGCCCGGGCGATGAAGAAGGGCCAGGGCTGA
- a CDS encoding MFS transporter produces MPRWLAAAGAFVVSLDSTVNLAFPAMARAFDAPPERVRWVIICYVLSYALLSFVGGAAGDRVGHGRVFRAGIALGAVGYVVCGTALTFSWLLGGRVVQGVGAGLVYGTTPALVTFGVEPAGRGRALGFLNGAIGLAFAVGPLLAGALVGRWGWPVVFHLRLPLALVVLAWAVARMPVARVAAASPLVGAGDVARVSVLRAGALAFLANAGIFAIWLLAPFYLLERRGLDALMGGALFTLTPLGTAVAAPVAGWIADRVGPWRPMQAGLVLEAAGLFAMSRADAAT; encoded by the coding sequence GTGCCCAGGTGGCTCGCGGCGGCCGGCGCCTTCGTCGTGTCGCTCGACTCCACGGTCAACCTCGCGTTTCCGGCCATGGCGCGGGCGTTCGACGCGCCGCCCGAGCGCGTGCGTTGGGTCATCATCTGCTACGTCCTGTCGTACGCGCTCCTGTCGTTCGTCGGCGGCGCCGCCGGCGATCGGGTCGGCCACGGGCGCGTGTTCCGGGCGGGGATCGCGCTGGGCGCCGTCGGGTACGTCGTGTGCGGCACGGCGCTGACGTTTAGTTGGCTGCTCGGGGGCCGCGTCGTCCAGGGCGTCGGGGCCGGGCTCGTCTACGGCACGACGCCGGCGCTGGTGACGTTCGGCGTCGAGCCGGCGGGGCGCGGTCGCGCGCTGGGGTTCCTCAACGGGGCCATCGGCCTCGCCTTCGCCGTGGGACCGCTGCTGGCCGGCGCGCTGGTGGGGCGCTGGGGCTGGCCGGTCGTGTTTCACCTGCGCCTGCCGCTGGCCCTCGTCGTGCTCGCCTGGGCCGTCGCTCGGATGCCGGTGGCCCGCGTGGCCGCCGCGTCGCCCCTCGTCGGCGCCGGCGACGTGGCGCGCGTCTCGGTCCTGAGAGCCGGGGCGCTGGCTTTCCTGGCCAATGCCGGGATCTTCGCGATCTGGCTGCTGGCGCCCTTCTACCTGCTGGAGCGCCGCGGCCTGGACGCGCTGATGGGCGGGGCCCTCTTCACGCTGACGCCGCTGGGCACGGCCGTGGCGGCGCCGGTGGCCGGCTGGATCGCCGACCGCGTGGGGCCGTGGAGACCGATGCAGGCCGGGCTCGTCCTGGAAGCGGCGGGGCTCTTCGCGATGTCGCGCGCCGATGCCGCCACG
- a CDS encoding sulfite exporter TauE/SafE family protein, whose product MLFPDPLGWAVLIGGALFGSVVGGVAGFGAGVILLPLVAWTLGLRAAAPVLTVTMLLGNLSRIWWSRGEVNRSVVVRFLAGAVPATAVGAALYAGAPSDSLRWIMGGFLIAAVPLRRLLLSRYFRMRLAHFPWLGAFIGVLSAIVVTTGPVMTPFFIAYGLRRGAFIATEAVCTFGMHATRTVAFARYALLTWETVTIGAVLGGTMFAGSWFARRLLDRMSDRVFLALVEILLLLMGLQFLLVSR is encoded by the coding sequence ATGCTCTTCCCGGACCCGCTCGGCTGGGCGGTTCTGATCGGGGGCGCGCTCTTCGGGTCGGTCGTGGGAGGCGTCGCCGGATTCGGCGCCGGCGTCATCCTGCTGCCCCTCGTGGCCTGGACCCTCGGGCTCCGGGCGGCCGCGCCCGTGCTCACCGTGACGATGCTGCTGGGCAACCTCTCGCGCATCTGGTGGAGCCGGGGCGAGGTCAACCGCAGCGTCGTCGTCCGCTTCCTGGCCGGCGCCGTCCCCGCCACCGCCGTCGGCGCCGCGCTCTACGCCGGCGCCCCCAGCGACTCGCTGCGCTGGATCATGGGCGGGTTCCTGATCGCCGCGGTACCCCTGCGCCGGCTGCTGCTGAGCCGCTACTTCCGCATGCGGCTAGCCCACTTCCCGTGGCTGGGCGCGTTCATCGGCGTGCTCTCGGCGATCGTCGTCACCACGGGGCCGGTGATGACGCCGTTCTTCATCGCCTACGGGCTCCGGCGCGGCGCCTTCATCGCCACCGAGGCCGTCTGCACCTTCGGCATGCACGCCACCCGGACCGTCGCCTTCGCGCGGTATGCGCTCCTCACGTGGGAGACGGTGACCATCGGCGCCGTGCTGGGGGGCACCATGTTCGCCGGCTCCTGGTTCGCGCGCCGTCTGCTCGACCGCATGAGCGATCGCGTGTTCCTCGCCCTCGTCGAAATCTTGTTGCTGCTCATGGGCTTGCAGTTCCTGCTCGTCTCGCGGTAA